The genomic segment CAGTTACCACTTCAGGCATTTCCTCGTGCTGTGCCCATTTGATGAGCAAAGTCTCAGCCTTGCAAATTTCACTAACTGTTAGTGGTGATTGTTGCGCTATCTTAAGAGATCGTGTTACACGTCGATGAGACTTGAAGAAATCAGAAGCTCTGATGCACCACGCAAGCGTCCGGACAATACGCATGAATGTTCCAATACGACAgactaaatgttcgtaaattgaaCGAAATTTTTGTGATTCTGTTTCTCCCCCTTTGGGAATGGAACTTTCCACAAAGCATAACGCTTGAGGAGAACGCATGTGAAATGAAGAAATAGAGAACACTGGGGGCCAGTTTTCCCTCTTAAGGCACAACCACTTGGGTCCAGACCACCATAAGTCGCTTGATAATAAATCTTTGGCGCTTGTGCCTCGCGAGATGAGGTCTGCCGGGTTCTCATGCGTTGACACATAATTCCATTGGTGGGTTTTTGAATGTGACAAAATGATTTTGGTCCGGTTGCGGACGAATACGTCTTGTTTAGGTTTGGGTTGATGGATCTGACACAAAACTACAGCTGAATCAGTCCAGAAATTGCAATTCTCAATTGCCAGTGACTGTGAAATTGAGATCATGAGATCCACAGCCAAAACTGCAGCACAAAGCTCGGCCTTTGGGATAGTGAGTTTAGGcatggaatttttctttttgtcaagTGGAGAGATTCGAGACTTTGACGAAACAAGTCTAGAAAATCTTTCTCCTAACTCGTTGATTGTTACGAGAAAAACCACCGCACCATACGCGACCCCACTGGCATCCGAGAACGCATGGACTTCTCTGCCAACCACCCGGTCAAATTTGGAATACCACCGTGGGATTTTCAGTTCTTCAATGTTTGGCAGATCAGAAAAGAATTCCCCCCACCTTTCCCTCACACTCTGGGATACTTCGTCCCTCCAGTCAAGCTCTTCAATCCATGTTGCTTGCATTATTAATTTTGCTCTGGTCAGAATGGGACCAACAAAGCCACATGGGTCATAAATACGCGCAATAGTGGATAGAATGTGGTGTTTAGTTGGGAGAGCTTGATCAGCCAAATTGGAAACACGAAACTGAAAACAGTCTTGACTTGGTAGCCAAACAATTCCAAGGGTTTTGGTTTCGAAGCTCAAATTGACTTCCTCATTAGTAGAAGAGGAAACCTCCGATTCCATCACAGCAGAGCTGTTGGATTGAAATTTGGACAATTCCATGCCTGCCAAGAGAAATAGGGACTTCAattcttctttaattttcaaaccCTCATCAACGGTGGGTGCTGACAACAAACAGTCATCAACATAGGTATTCTCGCGAATGACTTTAGCTGCAGCTGGGTATCGATTACCTTCGTCTTCTGCCAACTGCATGAGAACCCTAGTTGCCAAAAATGGAGAGCTGGCAACCCCGAAACAAACCCGTGTAAATCGAAAATCTTCGATTTCATTGTCGAGTCTGATCACGAATCTTTGCAGGTCTCTATGGGAAGGGTGAAGTTCAACTTGCAAATACATTTTAACAATGTCGCAAGTTAATGCATATTTATGCATCCTAAATCTCCAAAGAATTGAAATCAGAAGGGGCTGAACGATAGGTCCCACATGCAAGCAGTCATTGAGACTCACACCTGACGCTGTGACGGAACTTGCATTAAATACTGGTCTAACTTTGGTGGACAACGCATTTTCCCTAATCACGCAGTGATGTGGCATGTAGTATTTTGGTATTGAAGGAGCAAACAATTGGTTTGCAGGGACCCGTTCAATAATTCCCAACTGTAAATACTCACGAAATACAGTTAAGTATAATTCTTTGAGAGTCAAGTTCTTATCAAGTCGGCGTTCAAGGTGCGAAAATTGACGCAATGCTTGATTTCGATTGGAATGTAAGACCTGAATGTTCTCATTGAGAGGAAGTTGAACTTGATATCTCCCTTCTTTAGTTCGAGTGACAGTTGTGTTAAAGGATTTCTCCGCCTCAGCTTTCTCAAACGATTTGACGTCCTCTTTGGGGATATCTTCGATTTCCCAGAACTGTTTCATGGTTTTATCGAGTGAAGCTAAGGTGGTGACGTTGCAAGAGACGGGTTGAGGTGGTGAGACCTTAAAACAAGGACCTACTACTAACCATCCGAAAACGCTATTGAGCAGACGCGGTTGGCCCTCTCCCAATTCATACTTGTCGACACCGAAATAATCCCAAGAATTTGCCCCACCTATCAAAAGATCTATACGTTGGCAGTGGTTCCAATGGGGATCTGCTAACTTAAGATGAGATGGGATCTTGATCTTGGCATCATTGACCTCCCAATTGGGGTGGTCTGTAGTCACACGTGGCATGACTAGACAGTCAAGAGACTGGCTCATGAGAATATTGTTAATCTCATATTCAAGTTTGACTTGAGTCTCTTGTTTGCACAATTGTGTGCTGTCATTTACTCCATTGATGGAAAAACGAGAAATCTTACATGGGAGCTTCAACAGTTGGCACAAATTAGTGCTAATGATATTAACCTGTGAAGCTGGATCCAAAAGAACTCGACAGAAATGTTTCTGATTGTTTTGACCTAACACCGTTACCACAGCAGTGGCAAAAAGCACGTTGGATTGAACTCCCCCGTTAGTAGTTAAACACGTGGGTGTTGTGGAGGAAGTTAACTTATCCGCAAAATGAATCGTGGGATTCAAAGCCAACTGACTGGAGATGGAGGCGACAGTGTCTGGGATCGAATTTTGAGTTGTAACGCAAAGGGCGGATCCTGATTGGTCAGAATCACCGGAAAATGCTGAAGGCTTGAATGTTTCATGCAACAACTTATTGTGAGGCTTATTACAAGTTTTACAAAATGGGTAACTACACTGATCAATAGGATGAGAATCAGAAAGAcaattttggcaaatatttagcTGATGAACTACTTCCAATCTTTTTTTCCATGTGTGACTCAAAAAAAGTTTGCACCAATACAATTTATGgggagattctttacaataagAACAATTGGTTTGAATCCCTGATACCAGTGTAGATGCTTTCTTTTTGGGTGGAAACTGAGGTTTTTGTGACTTACTCGGACCTGGTTCAGGAGTGTCCTCAGAGGGTCCTGTGTGCTCTAATGCGCGACATCTTTTGTTCAGGAACCGGTCGAAATCTTCCCATGTGGTGGTGGAGATATCGTGATTCTCTTGCGCCCAAAGCCACTTAGTTTCTCTGTCAAATTTCCTTAGTATCCAATGGATGAGCCATGGATCTCGTTGAGCAATGTTCATCCCTTCCAATGCGTCAATTGCTGATGAAGTGTTAGATTGGATGCGCCTGATACTTGCAACATTGGGCTGAGTAATTGAcggctggtccaaaaactgatcCATCAGCGCGCACATTATGGAAAGTTTGTCATCGTACCTCTCTTTGAGACGATTCCAAGCTCTTGCGTAATTGTCATCTGAGATGCTGAATTTGCTGATGAGTTGCTCAGCCTCTCCCTTGACAGCATTTTTGAGGTAGTTCATCTTCTACGATTTTGCAGAAGATTGCGTCGCAAAACTTGTTTCattttctattgaagcattcAGAAGTTCTTGTCTGGATTGTTCCAAATAAGAACGGAAATTATTGTTCTGAGCTTCCAGAATTTCTTTCAGCTTCCTTTCCTCTGAAGTTCTTTGGAGTTTTTGCTCCTCCAACTGACTTGCCATGAGGCTAAGAAGTCTATTGAGGGAAGAGGAATCTCCATCCAATTGTGGCGTCAAATGTTCTTTAGAATCCTCAATTGTGGTTATGAGAACCGAGATCCCTTCATAAGTTTGCATGCATTCTTCCAAAAATGCCAAGAGTTCTAAATTCTCAGCTTCAATTTGTTCAGCTGTAGAGCACTCTTGAATAATTGAATGCTGCACTTCTTGGAACTTTTTCTCGATTCTGTCCACCAACTCTCTTTGAGTTTTCAGCTCCGATTTAGCGTTAGGCTCAGTTAACAGCTGCGGATCATTCTCATACCTCTCAATGTTCCTCTTGAGGGTTGTCAATTGACCTTTGTACGAAGCACGAGATGACGTTTTGTGCGGCATATCGCTGGCTGAAGTTCCACTAACTCCAACCGTGCTCGGCAGGACCAATAAAAGTGGTGAGGATTTACCTGAGAATTAGACAAAGAACTCCTGAGTTCCAAAGCCCTGACTTTTCCCCAAATAATTGTGGTAATTGTACCTGAGAATTAGACAAAGAACTCCTGAGTTCCAAAGCCCTGACTTTTCCCCAAATAATTGTGGTAATTGTACCTGTTGAGGAAAGAAATACAAGCCTGGTTATCCTGGCGAAGGAGGATCAATAAAAGTGGTGAGGATTTACCTGAGAATTAGACAAAGAACTCCTGAGTTCCAAAGCCCCGACTTTTCCCCAAATAATTGTGGTAATTGTACCTGAGAATTAGACAAAGAACTCCTGAGTTCCAAAGCCCTGACTTTTCCCCAAATAATTGTGGTAATTGTACCTGTTGAGGAAAGAAATACAAGCCTGGTTATCCTGGCGAAGgagaatcaataaaaattttcctcctCAATGTTCTGCTGCGCAGCTTTTGCCTCGAA from the Phlebotomus papatasi isolate M1 unplaced genomic scaffold, Ppap_2.1 HiC_scaffold_364, whole genome shotgun sequence genome contains:
- the LOC129809157 gene encoding uncharacterized protein LOC129809157; amino-acid sequence: MNYLKNAVKGEAEQLISKFSISDDNYARAWNRLKERYDDKLSIMCALMDQFLDQPSITQPNVASIRRIQSNTSSAIDALEGMNIAQRDPWLIHWILRKFDRETKWLWAQENHDISTTTWEDFDRFLNKRCRALEHTGPSEDTPEPGPNTVASISSQLALNPTIHFADKLTSSTTPTCLTTNGGVQSNVLFATAVVTVLGQNNQKHFCRVLLDPASQVNIISTNLCQLLKLPCKISRFSINGVNDSTQLCKQETQVKLEYEINNILMSQSLDCLVMPRVTTDHPNWEVNDAKIKIPSHLKLADPHWNHCQRIDLLIGGANSWDYFGVDKYELGEGQPRLLNSVFGWLVVGPCFKVSPPQPVSCNVTTLASLDKTMKQFWEIEDIPKEDVKSFEKAEAEKSFNTTVTRTKEGRYQVQLPLNENIQVLHSNRNQALRQFSHLERRLDKNLTLKELYLTVFREYLQLGIIERVPANQLFAPSIPKYYMPHHCVIRENALSTKVRPVFNASSVTASGVSLNDCLHVGPIVQPLLISILWRFRMHKYALTCDIVKMYLQVELHPSHRDLQRFVIRLDNEIEDFRFTRVCFGVASSPFLATRVLMQLAEDEGNRYPAAAKVIRENTYVDDCLLSAPTVDEGLKIKEELKSLFLLAGMELSKFQSNSSAVMESEVSSSTNEEVNLSFETKTLGIVWLPSQDCFQFRVSNLADQALPTKHHILSTIARIYDPCGFVGPILTRAKLIMQATWIEELDWRDEVSQSVRERWGEFFSDLPNIEELKIPRWYSKFDRVVGREVHAFSDASGVAYGAVVFLVTINELGERFSRLVSSKSRISPLDKKKNSMPKLTIPKAELCAAVLAVDLMISISQSLAIENCNFWTDSAVVLCQIHQPKPKQDVFVRNRTKIILSHSKTHQWNYVSTHENPADLISRGTSAKDLLSSDLWWSGPKWLCLKRENWPPVFSISSFHMRSPQALCFVESSIPKGGETESQKFRSIYEHLVCRIGTFMRIVRTLAWCIRASDFFKSHRRVTRSLKIAQQSPLTVSEICKAETLLIKWAQHEEMPEVVTAVAKNTLDSNNKLKYIRKLRPFLDSDGVLRVGGRLHYSNEPYDVRHPKILPNAKISHLIAVREHVTLMHAGPQLVLSHLRQKYWPIRGRNLVRRVFRECVVCKKVKPPSCEQLMGELPACRVSHIRPFVATGVDFTGHIMIRRLPRGKSLEKAYVVVFVCMSVKAVHLELVTSLSTESFIAALRRFVFRRGIPNQMFSYNGTNFVGSDNELKTLLSHHASQERITNFASSLSIQWHFNAPAAPSHGGLWESAVRSFKHHFRRTVGQALLTYEEMVTVLAQIEAILNSRPLVSISEDSEDPVILTPGNFLIGIPPLQLPDPSVGHLAMNKLSRWQLCQRIQQDFAARWKKEYLSTLQIRSKWDKKHKNLKVGNVVVVEIDHCAARGEWVKLMVYFGGKKAGGEFVICHLKGRRL